The following proteins are encoded in a genomic region of Tigriopus californicus strain San Diego chromosome 6, Tcal_SD_v2.1, whole genome shotgun sequence:
- the LOC131882365 gene encoding uncharacterized protein LOC131882365, whose protein sequence is MGQCLSSRIQKWCNCFLVEPSHEPSSDPNILEFRARSSSLDQGPMVQYEPKDLRQTRRGLAWIPNHLSMDSSSDGHGLEVKEGVESVMGEGVIFKYFYRSNQSIDMEKGIMLVKA, encoded by the exons ATGGGTCAATGTCTATCCTCGCGGATCCAAAAGTGGTGCAATTGCTTCCTTGTGGAACCCTCACACGAACCAA GTTCGGACCCTAACATCTTGGAATTTCGGGCTCGCAGCTCAAGCCTCGACCAAGGACCAATGGTCCAATATGAACCCAAGGACCTTCGTCAGACCCGTCGGGGCCTAGCTTGGATCCCG AACCATTTATCCATGGATTCCAGTTCCGATGGACATGGTCTTGAGGTTAAAGAAGGGGTCGAGTCTGTGATGGGGGAAGGTGTgatcttcaaatatttctatCGCTCTAATCAGAGCATTGACATGGAGAAAGGCATCATGCTAGTCAAAGCTTGA